From one Microbacterium aurum genomic stretch:
- the secA2 gene encoding accessory Sec system translocase SecA2, with the protein MSRTLGLPGAASFRRFDPVVRAAGLLAEEVRTLDAETLRDQLRIAVRGSPAHAATGRLLALLREAASRTVGLRAFEEQLIACCALLAGYGVEMDTGEGKTLVGALAAAGHAAGGRRVHVLSVNDYLAERDATWTATFFAALGVSVAWIGQHTSAEERRRAYRCDVVYAPVSEIGFDVLRDRFAVTPAERVDPVFDVAIVDEADAVMIDEAMVPLVLAGTSDDQADEFGEATALVEQLTPERDFTVDADQATVTLTDAGLDSIEARLGGINLYDAEHIASLTRINLALHARVLLHRDVDYLVSDGAIKLVNTTRGRIAHLQRWPDGLHAALEAKEHLEVSAPGVILDTITIQDLLLRYQLRSGMSGTVVAVAEELIEFYELPSGRVERHEPNRRVDKPDTVLLTDPEKTRTILDEIAARHHRGQPVLVGTQSVAESEELDARLREAGIEARVLNAKNDAEEAAIVARAGEYAAVTISTQMSGRGTDIRLGGADEHDRNRVVAAGGLAVISTARYPSGRLDAQLRGRAGRQGDPGTSHTIVGVEDDLLQIHLTPRMRAKIARQGESLPQTERRRMVDACQAAAERARTLQHRLTWTYSRAIAAQRETVLDHRQRIIDGKFAVERLRELIPTKVASLENARGQVAVAVTIRAVALHYFDEQWIAHLALLQEVRDGIHLRALAGQKPTEEFHRIALREFHGFFDAVYRDTADLIETLTPDDIGRDPEDLGLRRPSATWSYMATDNPFGSAAGRFMGRAVKLIRSDILKLE; encoded by the coding sequence GTGTCCCGGACACTCGGCCTGCCCGGCGCAGCGTCCTTCCGCCGCTTCGATCCCGTCGTGCGCGCTGCGGGACTGCTCGCCGAAGAAGTGCGGACGCTCGACGCGGAGACGCTTCGCGATCAGCTCCGGATCGCGGTACGCGGGTCCCCGGCACATGCGGCGACGGGACGATTGTTGGCCCTCCTCCGGGAGGCGGCGTCGCGCACGGTTGGCCTGCGGGCCTTCGAAGAGCAACTGATCGCGTGCTGCGCCCTGCTGGCCGGGTATGGCGTGGAGATGGACACCGGGGAGGGCAAGACGCTGGTGGGGGCGTTGGCCGCCGCCGGTCACGCGGCTGGGGGCCGGCGGGTGCATGTGCTCTCGGTCAACGACTATCTCGCGGAGCGGGATGCGACCTGGACGGCTACGTTCTTCGCCGCGCTCGGAGTGAGCGTGGCCTGGATCGGACAGCACACCTCCGCTGAGGAGCGGCGTCGCGCGTACCGCTGCGATGTCGTCTACGCGCCCGTGAGCGAGATCGGCTTCGATGTGCTGCGCGATCGGTTCGCGGTCACCCCCGCGGAGCGAGTCGATCCGGTCTTCGACGTCGCGATCGTGGACGAAGCGGATGCCGTGATGATCGACGAGGCGATGGTCCCCCTCGTCCTCGCCGGAACGTCCGACGACCAGGCGGACGAGTTCGGAGAGGCGACCGCGCTGGTGGAACAGCTCACACCGGAACGCGACTTCACCGTCGACGCGGACCAGGCGACCGTCACGCTCACCGACGCGGGGCTGGACAGCATCGAGGCGCGCCTGGGCGGAATCAACCTCTACGACGCCGAGCACATCGCCTCGCTCACGCGCATCAACCTCGCGCTGCACGCCCGAGTGCTACTGCACCGTGACGTCGACTATCTCGTCAGCGACGGGGCGATCAAGCTCGTCAACACCACTCGCGGCCGCATCGCGCATCTGCAACGCTGGCCGGACGGATTGCACGCGGCCCTCGAAGCGAAAGAGCACCTGGAGGTCTCGGCCCCCGGCGTGATCCTCGACACGATCACGATCCAAGACCTGCTGCTGCGCTACCAGCTGCGCTCCGGCATGAGCGGAACCGTCGTCGCCGTCGCGGAAGAACTCATCGAGTTCTACGAGCTGCCCAGCGGCCGCGTCGAGCGGCACGAACCGAACAGGCGCGTCGATAAGCCCGACACCGTGCTCCTGACCGACCCCGAGAAGACCCGCACGATCCTGGATGAGATAGCGGCCCGGCATCACAGGGGACAGCCCGTGCTCGTGGGGACGCAGAGCGTGGCCGAATCCGAAGAACTCGACGCGCGGCTACGCGAGGCCGGGATCGAGGCTCGCGTACTGAACGCGAAGAACGACGCCGAAGAAGCAGCAATCGTCGCCCGCGCCGGTGAGTACGCGGCCGTGACGATCTCGACGCAGATGTCCGGCCGCGGCACCGACATCCGCCTCGGAGGGGCCGACGAACACGACCGGAACCGCGTTGTCGCCGCCGGAGGGCTGGCCGTCATCTCCACGGCCCGCTATCCTTCCGGCCGGCTGGACGCCCAACTCCGCGGGCGGGCGGGCAGACAGGGCGACCCCGGAACCAGCCACACCATCGTCGGCGTCGAAGACGACCTCCTGCAAATACATCTGACGCCGAGGATGCGCGCCAAGATCGCCCGCCAGGGCGAATCCCTCCCGCAGACGGAGCGGCGCCGAATGGTCGACGCCTGCCAAGCCGCCGCGGAACGAGCCCGCACCCTTCAGCACCGGCTCACCTGGACCTACAGTCGCGCGATCGCCGCGCAACGCGAGACCGTCCTCGACCACCGTCAGCGAATCATCGACGGCAAGTTCGCCGTCGAACGATTGCGCGAGCTGATACCGACCAAGGTCGCTTCCCTGGAGAACGCGCGCGGACAGGTCGCCGTCGCGGTCACCATACGGGCGGTCGCGCTGCACTACTTCGATGAACAGTGGATTGCGCATCTCGCGCTGCTCCAGGAGGTGCGCGACGGTATCCACCTCCGCGCACTCGCCGGACAGAAACCGACCGAGGAGTTCCATCGCATCGCCCTGCGCGAGTTCCACGGCTTCTTCGACGCCGTCTACCGCGACACCGCCGACCTCATCGAAACCCTCACCCCCGACGACATCGGCCGCGACCCCGAAGACCTCGGACTCCGCCGCCCATCCGCGACCTGGTCCTACATGGCCACCGACAACCCCTTCGGCAGCGCCGCCGGCCGCTTCATGGGCAGAGCCGTCAAACTCATCCGGTCAGACATCCTCAAACTCGAATAG
- the mobF gene encoding MobF family relaxase, which translates to MKGGVILFRGSGAEARRYLESDRSLADDYYLEAGTAIAEFSAVNAAGEVVGEVRLAPEQYASWVNWINPLDGESMGKPRLAGEAKQGSPRFAEMVVNAPKSLSVAAALHPEVSEALDAAQADAVAEIRRWLGQHSVTRIGPRGKQEVVPVEQLETVSVVHHTSRAGDPHRHIHFQIGTRVWAAGSWRGLDTAALFRQQGAIRALGTAVIAAHPQLAAVLDKHGLTLDPVTGEVAELESYNALMSKRSAQVQRNLARFEKGWRAAHPGEEPGPVVRGRLEAMAWDHERPSKKPATLADEAAWRVELEQVGYRPDPPRVRRRAAVSLDDLSVQQVASRALDRCAAGASTWTRHTVQEHVTRVITETGVRATPEVLRDMVAITTALAVEDCLSVLPPDVVQPDHVAHLTSLHVVAVETHLRDKLQARATAGASRVPEVTRLAQRRGLDAEQAQAAAAVASTDPLVVVEGAAGAGKTTMLGAAIEAAADQGRLTRIVTPTKKAADVAAQELGVSTDSVAKLVHEHGWRWNQDGEWTRLAPGDTDPESGSTYTGPTAPARLTRGERIVVDEAGMLDQDTALALLTVADEHGATLSLIGDRAQLPAVGRGGLLDMAAQLSPRTYDMTTVHRFADPEYADLTVQMRRGEQPALLFDRLHALGLVVLHESTEAMQEAIARDARDGDAITVATNDETRELNERIGDERVRAGVVDDARTTSGSDGLSIGRGDVIQTRQNDADVQVANRQTWTVQAVAEDGTVWATENSNGRKRQRTVRLPAEYVTEHTHLAYASTAYGVQGATVPGSHTILSDTLDASGVYVGMTRGQETNQLHIVAVDPDDAREQFTAALERDRADRGLVAATQAAREAATGLVPDGPVALVNAERTRLAERIERAEAQAGKWERAVAALTRQAAQQQAERERQEQIVAAADAHAAEVRADVAAPLIEQAVADATAYLNARDRAWEARRDRDRAGPFRRRAAARTVQDADRALRATEDAARRRWGGVPQTDARIPAWAEAAVKLADADPQVVEARQDAEHAHRAQQLLTRVHMDARAGLRRRIFGDQRPVDPVQRAAGWRTRAQQARDDLARIEALPIGEAARLVRDRGAQAEWERITAEQAKAVAAARAAKLARFASPSSDHRRTGPERDVGPSL; encoded by the coding sequence ATGAAGGGCGGTGTGATCCTATTCCGTGGCTCCGGTGCGGAGGCCCGCCGCTATCTGGAGTCCGACCGTTCCCTGGCCGACGACTACTACCTGGAGGCCGGGACCGCGATCGCGGAGTTCTCGGCCGTGAACGCCGCCGGGGAGGTGGTCGGCGAGGTCCGGCTGGCCCCGGAGCAGTACGCCTCGTGGGTGAACTGGATCAACCCGCTCGACGGGGAGTCGATGGGAAAACCCCGGCTCGCTGGCGAGGCCAAGCAGGGTTCCCCGCGGTTCGCGGAGATGGTCGTGAACGCTCCGAAGTCCCTGTCGGTTGCGGCCGCGCTGCACCCGGAGGTATCGGAGGCCCTGGATGCGGCGCAGGCGGATGCGGTGGCCGAGATCCGGCGCTGGCTCGGGCAACACAGCGTCACCCGGATCGGCCCTCGCGGGAAGCAGGAGGTGGTGCCGGTCGAACAGCTCGAAACCGTCTCGGTCGTGCATCACACCTCCCGCGCTGGCGACCCGCACCGGCATATCCACTTCCAGATCGGGACGCGGGTGTGGGCGGCCGGCAGTTGGCGCGGCCTGGACACCGCGGCGTTGTTCCGGCAGCAGGGCGCGATCCGCGCCCTCGGCACCGCCGTCATCGCCGCGCACCCCCAGCTCGCGGCCGTACTCGACAAGCACGGCCTGACCCTCGACCCGGTGACCGGGGAGGTTGCGGAGCTGGAGTCCTATAACGCGCTCATGTCGAAGCGTAGCGCACAGGTGCAGCGCAACCTCGCGCGGTTCGAGAAGGGCTGGCGTGCGGCGCATCCAGGCGAGGAGCCCGGCCCGGTGGTCCGGGGGCGGCTGGAGGCGATGGCTTGGGATCACGAGCGGCCGTCGAAGAAGCCGGCCACGCTTGCGGATGAGGCGGCCTGGCGCGTGGAGCTGGAGCAGGTCGGCTACCGGCCGGACCCGCCGCGCGTCCGTCGGCGCGCAGCTGTGTCGCTGGACGACCTCAGCGTGCAACAGGTCGCATCGCGCGCGCTGGACCGTTGCGCGGCTGGCGCGTCGACGTGGACGCGCCATACCGTGCAGGAGCACGTCACGCGCGTCATCACGGAGACCGGGGTGCGCGCCACCCCGGAAGTGTTGCGCGACATGGTTGCGATCACGACGGCGCTGGCGGTGGAGGATTGCCTGTCGGTGCTGCCGCCGGACGTGGTGCAGCCCGACCATGTGGCGCACCTCACCTCGCTGCACGTGGTCGCCGTCGAGACGCACCTGCGCGACAAGCTCCAGGCGCGTGCAACGGCCGGTGCGAGCCGGGTGCCGGAGGTGACGCGGCTGGCGCAGCGGCGCGGGCTGGACGCGGAGCAGGCGCAGGCCGCCGCCGCGGTCGCCAGCACCGACCCGCTCGTGGTGGTCGAGGGCGCGGCCGGCGCGGGCAAGACCACCATGCTCGGCGCGGCAATCGAAGCCGCCGCCGACCAGGGCCGGCTCACCCGGATCGTGACGCCGACGAAGAAGGCCGCGGACGTGGCCGCGCAGGAGCTCGGCGTGAGCACGGACAGCGTGGCGAAGCTCGTCCACGAGCACGGCTGGCGATGGAACCAGGACGGCGAGTGGACCCGGCTCGCGCCGGGCGACACCGACCCTGAGAGCGGCAGCACCTACACCGGCCCGACCGCTCCCGCACGGCTGACCCGCGGGGAGCGGATCGTGGTGGACGAGGCAGGGATGCTCGACCAGGACACCGCCCTCGCCCTGCTGACCGTTGCGGACGAGCACGGCGCGACCCTCTCCCTGATCGGCGACCGGGCGCAGCTCCCCGCCGTCGGCCGGGGCGGGCTGCTGGACATGGCGGCGCAGCTCTCGCCGCGCACCTACGACATGACCACGGTGCATCGCTTCGCCGATCCCGAGTACGCGGACCTCACTGTGCAGATGCGCCGGGGCGAGCAACCGGCGCTGCTGTTCGACCGACTGCACGCCCTCGGCCTCGTGGTGCTGCACGAGAGCACCGAGGCGATGCAGGAGGCGATCGCCCGCGATGCGCGCGACGGCGACGCGATCACCGTGGCGACCAACGACGAGACGCGGGAGCTGAACGAGCGCATCGGAGACGAGCGCGTACGCGCAGGCGTGGTCGACGACGCTCGCACGACGAGCGGCAGCGACGGGCTGAGCATCGGTCGGGGCGATGTGATCCAGACCCGGCAGAACGACGCCGATGTGCAGGTGGCGAACCGGCAGACCTGGACCGTCCAGGCCGTCGCCGAGGACGGGACAGTGTGGGCGACCGAGAACAGCAACGGAAGGAAGCGGCAGCGCACCGTGCGCCTGCCAGCGGAGTACGTGACCGAGCACACCCACCTCGCCTACGCCTCCACCGCCTACGGCGTCCAAGGCGCGACCGTGCCCGGATCGCACACGATCCTCTCCGACACGCTGGACGCCTCCGGCGTCTACGTCGGCATGACCCGCGGGCAGGAGACGAACCAGCTGCACATCGTCGCCGTGGACCCGGACGACGCGCGGGAGCAGTTCACGGCCGCGCTCGAGCGGGACCGCGCCGACCGGGGCCTGGTCGCCGCAACGCAGGCGGCGCGCGAAGCCGCCACCGGACTGGTCCCGGACGGCCCTGTGGCGTTGGTGAACGCCGAGCGGACCCGGCTGGCCGAGCGGATCGAACGGGCCGAGGCGCAGGCAGGCAAGTGGGAGCGGGCCGTGGCCGCGCTCACCCGCCAAGCCGCCCAGCAGCAGGCCGAGCGCGAACGCCAGGAGCAGATCGTCGCCGCCGCGGACGCGCACGCGGCTGAGGTCCGCGCCGACGTCGCCGCCCCGCTGATCGAGCAGGCCGTCGCCGATGCCACCGCCTACCTGAACGCCCGTGACCGGGCGTGGGAGGCCCGCCGCGACCGGGATCGGGCAGGGCCGTTCCGCCGCCGGGCGGCGGCCCGCACCGTGCAGGACGCGGACCGTGCGTTGCGCGCGACCGAGGACGCGGCGCGGCGGCGCTGGGGAGGCGTGCCGCAGACGGACGCGAGGATTCCCGCTTGGGCTGAGGCCGCCGTCAAGCTGGCCGACGCCGACCCGCAGGTGGTCGAGGCGCGGCAGGATGCCGAGCACGCCCACCGCGCACAGCAGCTGCTCACGAGGGTGCACATGGACGCGCGGGCGGGCCTGCGACGGCGCATCTTCGGCGACCAGCGCCCCGTCGATCCTGTGCAGCGCGCTGCCGGCTGGCGGACCCGCGCGCAGCAGGCCCGCGACGACCTCGCCCGGATCGAGGCCCTGCCGATCGGTGAGGCCGCGCGGCTCGTCCGCGACCGCGGGGCGCAAGCCGAGTGGGAGCGGATCACCGCGGAGCAGGCGAAGGCGGTCGCGGCGGCGCGGGCAGCGAAGCTCGCCCGATTCGCCTCGCCGTCCAGCGACCACCGCCGCACCGGGCCGGAGCGGGACGTCGGGCCGAGCCTGTAG